The Armatimonadota bacterium genome has a segment encoding these proteins:
- the nuoE gene encoding NADH-quinone oxidoreductase subunit NuoE: MLSEAAREDIRRLLSRYPVARSALIPALLRAQEELGWVPPEAQREVAELLDLPVEAVAEVASFYSLIFTEPVGERVIQLCTNVSCLLNGAEEIRRHLEERLGIRPGQTTPDGRYTLRIAECLAACEQAPCMIVDTERYGPLTPELVDRILFGNGGGR, translated from the coding sequence ATGCTCTCGGAAGCGGCTCGGGAGGACATCCGGAGGCTTCTTTCCCGCTACCCCGTGGCGCGATCGGCCCTCATCCCGGCCCTGCTGCGGGCCCAGGAGGAGCTGGGGTGGGTGCCCCCGGAGGCGCAACGGGAGGTGGCGGAGCTGTTGGATCTGCCCGTGGAGGCGGTGGCGGAGGTGGCCTCATTTTACTCCCTGATCTTCACGGAGCCCGTGGGCGAGCGGGTGATCCAGCTCTGTACGAACGTCTCCTGTCTCCTGAACGGCGCGGAGGAGATCCGGCGCCACCTGGAGGAGCGCTTGGGGATCCGGCCGGGACAGACCACACCGGACGGCCGCTACACCCTTCGCATCGCGGAGTGCCTGGCGGCCTGCGAGCAAGCGCCCTGCATGATCGTGGACACCGAGCGCTACGGTCCTCTCACCCCGGAGCTCGTGGATCGCATCCTGTTCGGGAACGGAGGGGGACGGTGA
- the nuoI gene encoding NADH-quinone oxidoreductase subunit NuoI yields the protein MNRTVRRAMVEGAAILKGLGVTARYLFRRPVTLQYPEQRPRIPPRFKGRHWLTLYEDGDERCVGCELCAIVCPAQAIYVKPAENTPEKRVSKGERYAEEFQINMLRCIFCGFCEEACPTGAIVLGHDFELADYSRQALIYTKEMLTEPYPGASGRDPRREV from the coding sequence GTGAATCGGACGGTCCGGCGTGCGATGGTGGAGGGCGCGGCGATCCTGAAAGGCCTTGGGGTGACCGCGCGGTACCTTTTCCGGCGCCCCGTGACCCTGCAGTATCCGGAGCAGCGACCCCGCATCCCCCCCCGGTTCAAGGGGCGGCACTGGCTCACCCTCTACGAGGACGGGGACGAGCGGTGCGTGGGGTGCGAGCTGTGCGCCATCGTGTGTCCCGCCCAAGCCATCTACGTGAAGCCCGCGGAGAACACCCCGGAAAAGCGCGTGAGCAAGGGAGAACGGTACGCGGAGGAGTTCCAGATCAACATGCTCCGGTGTATCTTCTGCGGGTTCTGCGAGGAGGCCTGCCCCACGGGGGCTATCGTTCTGGGCCACGATTTCGAACTGGCGGATTACTCCCGACAGGCTCTCATCTACACGAAGGAGATGCTCACGGAGCCGTATCCGGGAGCTTCGGGCCGGGATCCCCGCCGGGAGGTCTAG
- the nuoD gene encoding NADH dehydrogenase (quinone) subunit D: MIQRETLTINMGPQHPSTHGVLRLVLELEGEVVVSCRPVIGYLHTGIEKEMEYRTYHQNITLVDRIEYLSSYHEEFAYCLAVEKLLGIEAPQRAQYIRVIMAELNRIASHLVWLGTSALDLNVTSLLMYCFRDREEILELSEMVSGQRMMPGYFRIGGVQEDLPEEFFPRVRVFLDEFPRRLDEYEALLTHNLVWRQRNEGVAVLRREDALRYGVTGPVLRGSGIPYDVRKAFPYSSYEDFEFDVPVGKHGDAYDRYLVRMEEMRQSRRIVLQALDRLPDGPVLVEDRKVALPPRRELVRSMEAVIHQFKLVSEGIHPPKGEVYAAVESPRGEKGYYLVSDGSNRPVRVRVRSPSFSNLQALPVMVQGGMLADVVVAIASIDIVLGDVDR, translated from the coding sequence GTGATCCAGCGGGAGACCCTCACCATCAACATGGGGCCGCAGCACCCCAGCACCCACGGGGTCCTGCGCCTGGTGCTGGAGCTGGAGGGGGAGGTGGTGGTCTCCTGCAGACCCGTGATCGGCTACCTGCACACGGGCATCGAGAAGGAGATGGAGTACCGCACCTATCACCAGAACATCACCCTAGTGGATCGCATCGAATACCTCAGCAGCTACCACGAGGAGTTCGCGTACTGTCTGGCGGTGGAGAAGCTCCTGGGCATCGAAGCGCCCCAGCGGGCCCAGTACATCCGGGTGATCATGGCGGAGCTCAACCGCATCGCAAGCCACCTGGTGTGGCTCGGGACGAGCGCCCTGGACCTCAACGTCACCAGCCTCCTCATGTACTGCTTCCGGGACCGGGAGGAGATCCTGGAGCTCTCGGAGATGGTGAGCGGGCAGCGCATGATGCCGGGATACTTCCGGATCGGTGGGGTCCAGGAGGACCTCCCGGAGGAGTTCTTCCCCAGGGTCCGGGTCTTCCTCGACGAATTCCCCCGGCGGCTCGACGAGTACGAGGCCCTGCTCACCCATAACCTCGTGTGGCGGCAGCGCAACGAGGGGGTGGCGGTGCTGCGGAGGGAGGATGCCCTGCGCTACGGGGTCACAGGGCCGGTGCTGCGGGGCTCCGGGATCCCGTACGATGTCCGCAAGGCGTTTCCGTACTCCTCCTATGAGGACTTCGAATTCGACGTCCCGGTCGGCAAGCATGGGGACGCCTACGACCGGTACCTGGTGCGGATGGAGGAGATGCGGCAATCGCGCCGCATCGTCCTGCAGGCCCTGGACCGGCTTCCGGACGGTCCGGTGCTCGTAGAGGACCGAAAGGTGGCCCTTCCGCCCCGGCGGGAACTCGTGCGGAGCATGGAGGCGGTGATCCACCAGTTCAAGCTGGTGAGCGAGGGGATCCATCCACCCAAGGGCGAGGTGTACGCCGCGGTGGAATCCCCCCGGGGGGAGAAGGGCTACTACCTCGTGTCCGACGGGTCCAATCGGCCCGTGCGGGTGCGGGTGCGCTCCCCCTCCTTCAGCAACCTCCAGGCCCTTCCCGTGATGGTGCAGGGGGGTATGCTGGCGGATGTGGTGGTGGCCATCGCCTCCATCGACATCGTGCTGGGAGACGTGGACCGGTGA
- a CDS encoding NADH-quinone oxidoreductase subunit A, with protein MGEYIPVLVHLAISLGLAVGLLVLHALLGGRYPTPEKLEAYESGVWPMGSARERVPVRYYLIAMLFILFDVEAVFLYPWALVLRDLGAPALWAGLVFIALLGLGYAYEWARGGLEWQE; from the coding sequence ATGGGCGAGTACATTCCCGTCCTGGTGCATCTGGCGATCTCCTTGGGGCTCGCGGTGGGACTTCTGGTGCTCCACGCGCTCCTGGGCGGCCGCTACCCCACTCCCGAGAAGCTGGAGGCGTACGAGAGTGGGGTGTGGCCCATGGGATCTGCCCGGGAGCGGGTGCCTGTGCGCTACTACCTCATCGCCATGCTCTTCATCCTGTTCGACGTGGAGGCGGTGTTCCTGTATCCGTGGGCCCTGGTGCTCCGGGACCTGGGAGCCCCCGCCCTGTGGGCAGGCCTCGTGTTCATCGCCCTGCTGGGGCTGGGCTACGCCTATGAGTGGGCGAGAGGAGGGCTGGAATGGCAAGAGTAG
- the nuoG gene encoding NADH-quinone oxidoreductase subunit NuoG, with amino-acid sequence MADPESVTLTIDGRTVTVPRGTTVLHAAERLGIEVPVFCYHERMPPLGACRMCLVRVERMPRLQTACTLEAQEGMVVWTEAPEVVEARRAILEFLLINHPLDCPICDKGGECPLQDNTFKYGPGASRFVEPKRHFPKAVPLSPVLTLDRERCILCWRCVRFGEVVAGDHALKGHERGYLTHIDAPPIAQENPSKFIGNTIAICPVGALTSGVYRFRARPWDNRAVAGVCTHCGLGCAVWVDVRGGEVVRIRAREHRALNDIWLCDLGFFGYDYLHHPDRLRTPYVRRGDRLEPCSWDEALERVAHRLREAAPEGIGALGGERLTLEEAYLLSRLVRTLGSNNLDFRVDTLYPLPTRDWAWGMEGVEGGEVTDPDGRQRGLAPRPIGGPVDQLDLVRTLVLVGCDLSEEYPVLWLRAKRALDRGANAVVLAPKRLEIERYCSHPILHRYGHEHRLLFALARLVRDRMPHLPNAEALDGVDVDAVARQAGVSVEALERAAEALRQGPVAFFVGRMSLLGPHAERVLRAANTLRALCGGTLSLLQGRGSAIGAAIAGMAPDVLPGLRPLDDPKTLARIESVWGVRPPPKPGLNAVEMLKAAAHGTLRVLYVAGADPARDFPDAVLWARARANLFLVVTDLFWTDTARAADVVLPALAFAERSGTVGNIEGRPQRLERARLGPEGAWADGTILQALAARLGLSLAYPDPEAVFAEMRRVIPGLEVDRPYPLPRRAPRIEPVDLEGPGDEGDGLVLVPVPRLFRQGEMAERCRGIPDLVGEPFAILHPEDAASVGVRDEDAVELEVDGIPAAVRCRLSRESLPGQVLVPMGFRGIPLSRWGVFHKLVRVRVRALEGVR; translated from the coding sequence ATGGCCGATCCGGAATCGGTGACCCTGACGATCGATGGCCGTACGGTGACGGTGCCCCGGGGAACCACGGTGCTGCACGCCGCGGAGCGCCTGGGCATCGAGGTTCCCGTGTTCTGCTACCACGAGCGGATGCCGCCCCTTGGGGCGTGCCGCATGTGCTTGGTGCGGGTGGAGAGGATGCCGCGCCTGCAGACCGCCTGCACCCTGGAGGCCCAGGAGGGCATGGTGGTGTGGACGGAGGCGCCGGAGGTGGTGGAGGCCCGGCGGGCCATCCTGGAGTTCCTGCTCATCAACCACCCCCTCGACTGCCCCATCTGCGACAAGGGCGGAGAATGCCCCCTCCAGGACAACACCTTCAAGTACGGGCCGGGGGCAAGCCGGTTCGTGGAGCCCAAGCGCCACTTCCCCAAGGCAGTGCCCCTCAGCCCCGTGCTGACCCTGGACCGGGAGCGGTGCATCCTGTGCTGGCGATGCGTCCGGTTCGGGGAGGTGGTGGCTGGGGATCACGCCCTCAAGGGGCACGAACGGGGATACCTCACCCACATCGACGCTCCGCCCATCGCCCAGGAGAATCCCAGCAAGTTCATCGGGAACACCATCGCCATCTGCCCCGTGGGAGCCCTCACGAGCGGGGTGTATCGGTTCCGAGCCCGTCCGTGGGACAACCGCGCGGTTGCGGGCGTGTGCACGCATTGCGGCTTGGGGTGCGCGGTCTGGGTGGACGTGCGAGGTGGAGAGGTGGTGCGGATTCGCGCCCGGGAGCACCGAGCCCTCAACGACATCTGGCTGTGCGATCTAGGGTTCTTCGGGTACGACTACCTCCATCACCCCGATCGGCTGCGCACGCCTTACGTGCGGCGCGGGGACAGGCTGGAGCCCTGCAGCTGGGACGAGGCCCTGGAGCGGGTGGCGCATCGGCTGCGAGAAGCGGCACCGGAGGGCATCGGAGCCCTGGGCGGGGAGCGCCTCACCCTGGAAGAGGCCTACCTTCTGAGCCGCCTGGTGCGTACCCTGGGTTCCAACAACCTGGACTTCCGGGTGGACACCCTGTATCCCCTCCCCACCCGGGACTGGGCCTGGGGGATGGAGGGGGTGGAAGGCGGGGAGGTGACAGACCCGGATGGCCGCCAGCGGGGCCTCGCGCCCAGGCCCATCGGCGGCCCCGTGGACCAGCTGGATCTTGTTCGGACCTTGGTGCTCGTGGGCTGCGACCTCTCGGAGGAATACCCGGTGCTGTGGCTACGCGCCAAGCGCGCCCTGGACCGGGGCGCGAACGCGGTGGTCTTGGCGCCCAAGCGGCTGGAGATCGAGCGGTACTGCTCGCACCCCATCCTCCACCGGTACGGGCACGAGCACCGGCTGCTCTTTGCCCTGGCACGCCTGGTACGGGACCGGATGCCGCACCTTCCAAACGCGGAGGCCCTGGATGGAGTGGATGTGGACGCGGTAGCCCGGCAGGCGGGGGTTTCCGTGGAGGCCCTGGAGCGGGCCGCGGAGGCATTGCGGCAGGGACCCGTGGCCTTCTTCGTGGGCCGCATGAGCCTGCTGGGCCCGCATGCGGAGCGGGTGCTCCGGGCCGCCAACACCCTACGGGCCCTGTGCGGGGGAACGCTTTCGCTCCTGCAGGGTCGGGGAAGCGCCATTGGAGCCGCCATCGCGGGCATGGCACCGGACGTATTGCCGGGCCTACGGCCCCTGGACGACCCCAAGACCCTGGCCCGTATCGAATCGGTCTGGGGCGTTCGGCCGCCGCCCAAACCCGGCCTGAACGCGGTGGAGATGCTGAAAGCGGCCGCGCACGGTACGCTCCGGGTTCTGTACGTGGCGGGCGCGGATCCCGCCCGGGATTTCCCCGATGCCGTCCTGTGGGCCCGGGCCCGGGCGAACCTGTTCCTGGTGGTCACGGATCTGTTCTGGACGGACACCGCCAGGGCCGCGGACGTGGTGCTCCCGGCCCTGGCGTTTGCGGAACGGTCGGGGACCGTGGGCAACATCGAGGGCAGGCCGCAGCGCCTGGAGCGGGCCCGGCTGGGCCCGGAGGGCGCCTGGGCCGACGGCACCATCCTGCAGGCCCTCGCCGCCCGCTTAGGCCTTTCCCTGGCGTACCCTGACCCTGAAGCCGTCTTCGCGGAGATGCGCCGGGTGATCCCGGGGCTGGAAGTGGACCGTCCGTATCCCCTCCCGCGTCGCGCACCGCGCATCGAGCCCGTGGATCTCGAAGGACCGGGGGACGAGGGCGATGGGTTAGTGCTCGTGCCCGTGCCCCGGCTCTTTCGCCAGGGGGAGATGGCGGAGCGGTGCCGGGGGATCCCGGATCTTGTGGGAGAACCCTTCGCGATCCTCCACCCGGAGGACGCGGCGTCCGTGGGCGTTCGGGATGAGGATGCGGTGGAGCTGGAGGTGGACGGCATCCCGGCCGCGGTGCGGTGCCGTCTGTCCCGGGAAAGTCTCCCCGGACAGGTGCTGGTGCCCATGGGGTTCCGGGGGATCCCGCTGAGCCGCTGGGGCGTCTTCCACAAGCTGGTGCGGGTCCGGGTGCGGGCCCTGGAGGGGGTGCGGTGA
- the nuoF gene encoding NADH-quinone oxidoreductase subunit NuoF, producing the protein MTERVLLRHVGTPGQEDIETYLRHGGYEALRRALRELTPEDVVEMVDRSQLRGRGGAGFPTGRKWKFVPKDAPVKYLVVNGDEGEPGTFKDRTLIEGDPHLLVEGVALTCYAVGIRKAFIYLRREFYQGYRKLERAIAQAYEHGFLGERILGTDFHCDIVLHPGAGAYIAGEETALLESLEGKRAMPRLKPPYFPAVMGLYNQPTVLNNVETLCCIPWIVKYGPEWWLQQGPPQLYSVSGHVNRPGVIEAPLGTTARELIERAGGVRGGRRVKAFYPGGTSSRPLRAEHLDVPLNHESLARLGSMLGSAAVIIMDETTDMVRVIARVCAFYREESCGKCTPCREGTRWVTQILDRILHGQGRMEDLDLLESIAKNMTGTCFCPLGESVPPSLRAGLEDFRDEFIAYIEGARAPVEMPVRIREGILAPGG; encoded by the coding sequence GTGACGGAGCGGGTCCTGCTGCGCCACGTAGGGACTCCCGGGCAGGAGGACATCGAGACCTACCTGCGCCACGGCGGATACGAGGCCCTGCGCCGGGCCCTGCGGGAGCTCACGCCGGAGGACGTGGTGGAGATGGTGGACCGTTCGCAGCTGCGGGGGCGGGGGGGAGCGGGGTTTCCCACGGGCCGCAAGTGGAAGTTCGTGCCCAAAGACGCGCCCGTGAAGTACCTGGTGGTGAACGGGGACGAGGGGGAGCCGGGGACCTTCAAGGACCGGACCCTCATCGAGGGCGATCCGCACCTCCTGGTGGAGGGCGTGGCCCTCACCTGCTACGCGGTGGGGATCCGGAAGGCCTTCATTTACCTGCGGAGGGAGTTCTACCAGGGCTACCGGAAGCTAGAGCGCGCCATCGCCCAGGCCTACGAGCACGGATTTCTGGGGGAACGTATCCTGGGAACGGATTTCCACTGCGACATCGTGCTGCATCCCGGGGCCGGGGCGTACATCGCGGGCGAGGAGACGGCCCTGCTGGAGTCGCTGGAGGGCAAGCGGGCCATGCCCCGCCTCAAGCCCCCCTACTTCCCCGCGGTCATGGGGTTGTACAACCAACCCACGGTGCTCAACAACGTGGAGACCTTGTGCTGCATCCCCTGGATTGTGAAGTACGGACCGGAGTGGTGGCTCCAGCAGGGCCCCCCACAGCTGTATTCCGTGAGCGGACACGTGAACCGTCCCGGGGTCATCGAGGCCCCCTTGGGGACCACCGCCCGGGAGCTCATCGAGCGGGCGGGTGGGGTGCGGGGAGGCCGCCGGGTGAAGGCCTTCTATCCGGGCGGAACCAGCAGCCGGCCCCTGCGGGCGGAACACCTCGACGTCCCCCTCAACCACGAGTCCTTGGCCAGGTTGGGCTCCATGCTGGGAAGCGCCGCGGTGATCATCATGGACGAGACCACGGACATGGTCCGGGTGATCGCCCGGGTGTGCGCCTTCTACCGGGAGGAATCCTGCGGCAAATGCACGCCCTGCCGGGAGGGAACCCGGTGGGTGACCCAGATCCTGGATCGCATCCTGCACGGCCAGGGTCGCATGGAGGACCTGGACCTCCTGGAGAGCATCGCGAAGAACATGACGGGTACCTGCTTCTGTCCCCTGGGGGAGAGTGTGCCCCCAAGCCTCCGGGCGGGACTGGAGGATTTCCGGGACGAGTTCATCGCCTACATCGAGGGGGCGCGCGCGCCCGTGGAGATGCCGGTGCGGATCCGGGAGGGAATCCTGGCACCGGGTGGATAG
- a CDS encoding NADH-quinone oxidoreductase subunit B, translating into MARVDLDAEVEGLRRNVLTTTVDRMLAWARSSSVWPVQFGLACCAIEMIATTTSKFDIARFGMEAFRASPRQSDLMIVAGRVSQKMAPVLRHIYEQMLEPKWVIAMGDCASCGGVYNNYALVQGVDKVVPVDVYVAGCPPRPEALLYGLMKLQEKIREQGKLGTLRRTTPVRVG; encoded by the coding sequence ATGGCAAGAGTAGACCTGGACGCGGAAGTGGAAGGACTCCGGCGCAACGTGCTCACCACCACCGTGGACCGCATGCTGGCCTGGGCACGCAGCTCCTCCGTGTGGCCTGTGCAGTTCGGGCTCGCGTGCTGTGCCATCGAGATGATCGCCACCACCACCAGCAAGTTCGACATCGCCCGGTTCGGGATGGAGGCCTTCCGGGCCTCCCCCCGCCAGTCGGACCTCATGATCGTGGCAGGCCGGGTAAGCCAGAAGATGGCACCCGTGCTGCGGCACATCTACGAACAGATGCTGGAGCCCAAGTGGGTCATCGCCATGGGCGACTGCGCCAGCTGCGGGGGGGTGTACAACAACTACGCTCTGGTGCAGGGCGTGGACAAGGTGGTTCCCGTGGACGTGTACGTGGCCGGCTGCCCCCCACGCCCCGAGGCCCTGCTGTACGGCCTCATGAAGCTCCAGGAGAAGATCCGGGAGCAGGGCAAGCTGGGAACCCTCCGACGCACGACACCGGTCCGGGTGGGGTAG
- the nifS gene encoding cysteine desulfurase NifS codes for MRRIYLDHASTTPLDPRVLEAMLPYFSERFGNASSVHVLGQEARAAVDEARSILARALGAQPSEVVFTSGATEANNWAILGVAWANEGRGRHIVTSAIEHHAVLEPCRFLEERGWEVTYLPVDRYGRVGPEDVRRAIRDDTVLVSVMHANNEIGTLQPIPEIARICRERGVLVHTDATQSFGAMPLQVDELGVDLLSASAHKRYGPKGVGLLYVRKGTRIAPLLRGGAQERGRRAGTENVPGIVGFGRAVEIALREREAEQARVQRLRDRLIQGLLRIESAHLNGHPTERLPNNVNVSFEGTDSETLLVNLDLAGIAASSGSACTAGSLEPSHVLRAIGLPEGLARGTVRFTLGRWTTEEEVEEALLATEEAVAQVRRVSGWGKRRPAGTRR; via the coding sequence ATGCGGCGGATCTACCTGGACCATGCCTCCACGACCCCCCTCGACCCCCGGGTCCTAGAGGCTATGCTACCGTATTTTTCCGAGCGATTCGGCAACGCGTCGAGCGTGCATGTCCTCGGACAGGAGGCCCGGGCCGCGGTGGACGAGGCCCGCTCGATCCTGGCCAGGGCCCTGGGGGCCCAGCCCTCGGAGGTGGTCTTCACCAGCGGAGCCACGGAAGCGAACAACTGGGCCATCCTCGGAGTCGCGTGGGCCAATGAGGGGCGGGGGAGGCACATCGTCACGAGCGCGATAGAGCACCACGCGGTGCTGGAGCCCTGTCGGTTCCTGGAGGAACGGGGGTGGGAGGTCACGTACCTGCCCGTGGACCGGTACGGCCGGGTGGGCCCGGAGGATGTGCGACGGGCGATCCGGGACGACACGGTGCTGGTATCCGTGATGCACGCGAACAACGAGATCGGGACCCTGCAGCCCATCCCGGAGATCGCCCGCATCTGCCGGGAGCGGGGGGTCCTGGTCCATACGGATGCCACCCAGTCCTTCGGTGCCATGCCCCTGCAGGTGGACGAGCTGGGCGTAGACCTCCTCTCCGCAAGCGCCCACAAACGGTACGGTCCTAAGGGCGTGGGGCTGCTGTACGTGCGGAAGGGGACCCGCATCGCGCCTCTTCTGCGGGGTGGGGCTCAGGAGCGGGGCAGACGTGCGGGCACGGAGAACGTCCCAGGAATTGTGGGGTTTGGCCGGGCCGTGGAGATCGCCCTCCGGGAGCGGGAGGCGGAGCAGGCGCGGGTGCAGAGGCTGCGGGACCGGCTCATCCAGGGGCTCCTTCGGATCGAATCCGCCCACCTCAACGGGCACCCCACGGAGCGGCTTCCCAATAACGTGAACGTCTCCTTCGAGGGCACCGATAGCGAGACCCTGCTGGTGAACCTGGACCTCGCGGGCATCGCCGCCAGTAGCGGCTCCGCCTGCACCGCGGGGAGCTTAGAGCCCTCCCACGTGCTCCGTGCCATCGGCCTTCCGGAGGGACTGGCCCGGGGGACCGTGCGGTTTACCCTGGGCCGGTGGACCACGGAGGAGGAGGTGGAGGAAGCTCTCCTGGCCACGGAGGAGGCGGTGGCCCAGGTCCGCCGGGTCTCCGGCTGGGGGAAGCGACGGCCCGCGGGAACTCGGCGTTGA
- a CDS encoding NADH-quinone oxidoreductase subunit C codes for MAQQADLAPVQAFLQERLGEGVLAVHRFRGDATVLVRPECILDALAAVKGDPWRFEVLIDLTAWDRYPTEPRFEVVYHLLSLSRRERLRLKTRVSSSDPVLPTAIPLFAGANWFERELWDLFGIRFAGHPDLTRILLPDDWEGHPLRKDYPLTEEPVEFKGYTPKVPSEVIPHIPPRRREDP; via the coding sequence ATGGCCCAGCAAGCGGACCTTGCCCCCGTGCAGGCCTTCCTCCAGGAGCGCCTGGGAGAAGGGGTGCTTGCGGTGCACCGGTTCCGGGGAGACGCCACGGTTCTCGTGCGGCCTGAATGCATCCTGGATGCCCTCGCGGCGGTGAAGGGGGATCCCTGGCGGTTCGAGGTGCTCATCGACCTCACGGCCTGGGACCGGTATCCCACGGAGCCCCGGTTCGAGGTGGTCTACCACCTCCTGAGCCTGAGCCGACGAGAGCGGCTGCGCCTGAAGACCCGGGTCTCCAGCTCCGATCCCGTGCTCCCCACGGCCATTCCCCTCTTCGCGGGCGCCAACTGGTTCGAGCGGGAGCTGTGGGATCTGTTTGGGATTCGATTTGCGGGACATCCAGACCTCACCCGGATCCTCCTGCCGGACGACTGGGAAGGGCACCCCCTCCGGAAGGACTACCCCCTCACGGAGGAGCCCGTGGAGTTCAAGGGGTACACCCCGAAGGTCCCCAGTGAGGTGATCCCGCACATACCGCCCCGCCGGAGGGAGGACCCGTGA
- the nuoH gene encoding NADH-quinone oxidoreductase subunit NuoH, with the protein MTLVLEAAAKSALLAFLLLTATAYTVFLERRLLGRFHHRIGPNRVGPWGLLQPLADGIKLLAKEDFMPRAADRVVYLAAPLIVMVAALFAYAVIPFGPPVELFGRRIHLYIANPDAGVLLVLGASSIGVYGLILGGWSSNSKYALLGSLRSAAQVVSYELAWGLSVLSVVLTAGTLRLGGIVEAQRELWFVVKQPLAFVVFFLSALAETNRAPFDLPEAEQELIAGYHTEYGGLKFVMFYIAEYVAIITQSALATLLFFGGWLGPVLPGVVWFLLKTAVFVGVFIWIRATVPRVRYDHLMGLSWKLLIPLALTNLVVTSLFVV; encoded by the coding sequence GTGACGTTGGTGCTGGAGGCCGCCGCGAAGAGCGCTCTCCTGGCGTTCCTGCTCCTCACCGCCACCGCCTACACGGTCTTTTTGGAGCGGCGACTGTTGGGGAGGTTTCATCACCGCATCGGGCCCAACCGGGTGGGACCGTGGGGCCTGCTGCAACCCCTAGCGGACGGCATCAAGCTGCTGGCCAAGGAGGACTTCATGCCCCGGGCCGCGGACCGAGTGGTGTACCTGGCGGCCCCCCTCATCGTGATGGTGGCGGCCCTGTTCGCGTATGCGGTGATCCCTTTCGGGCCCCCCGTGGAGCTGTTCGGCCGCCGGATCCACCTGTACATCGCGAACCCCGACGCAGGGGTCCTCCTGGTGCTGGGGGCCTCCTCCATCGGGGTGTACGGCCTCATCCTGGGAGGGTGGTCCTCCAACAGCAAGTACGCCCTGCTGGGGAGCCTGCGGAGCGCGGCCCAGGTGGTGAGCTACGAGCTGGCATGGGGGCTATCGGTCCTGAGCGTGGTGCTGACCGCGGGCACCTTGCGTCTGGGGGGAATCGTGGAGGCGCAACGGGAGCTGTGGTTCGTCGTCAAGCAACCCCTGGCCTTTGTGGTGTTCTTCCTCTCGGCCCTGGCGGAGACCAACCGGGCACCCTTTGACCTCCCGGAGGCGGAACAGGAGCTCATCGCGGGCTACCACACGGAGTATGGAGGGCTCAAGTTCGTGATGTTCTACATCGCGGAGTACGTGGCCATCATCACCCAGAGCGCGCTGGCGACACTCCTGTTCTTCGGCGGTTGGCTGGGTCCCGTGCTGCCCGGGGTGGTATGGTTCCTCCTGAAGACCGCGGTCTTTGTAGGAGTCTTCATCTGGATCCGGGCCACAGTTCCCCGGGTGCGGTATGATCATCTCATGGGGCTGAGCTGGAAACTGTTGATCCCGCTCGCCCTCACGAACCTCGTGGTCACCTCGCTGTTCGTGGTCTAG